From the Bacillaceae bacterium S4-13-56 genome, the window CGTCCTCAAACAGGGAGCATTCAACTTTTTCAAACTCCCATCCAAAAGTTTCATGATTGGAGTAAAATGGGTTTTGTCTCACAAAAAGCGAATAGCTTCAATGCTGGTTTTCCAGCTACTGTTTCTGAAGTTGTCTCAACTGGCCTGACTGCCAAAATAGGCTATTTTAGATTCTTTTCTAAACAGGATAAAGAAAAAGTGAAGCAGGCATTGAATCAAGTGGAAATGTTGGATTATCTAAACCAAAACATTGGAAATCTCTCTGGCGGGCAACAGCAACGTGTTTTTATAGCACGTGCTTTAGTGAGTGACCCTGAACTCTTGATCCTCGATGAGCCTACTGTTGGAGTTGATCAGGAGCATGTTCAAAAATTCTATCATCTCCTTGCAGAGTTAAATAAAAAGCGAGGAATCACACTCTTGCTTGTAACACATGACATTGGGACGGTTACCTCCTATGTTTCCCAAATTGCTTGTTTAAATAAATCTTTGCAATTTCACGGAGATCCAGAGAGTTTTGCAGCCTTGTCAGATCAAGAGGTTTCAGATTTATATGGGCATCCGCTTCATGTAGTGACCCATCACGACCACTAGGAGGGTTGTAGGATGATAGAAAGTTTTTTGCGTTTTGATTTTTTACAAAATGCCTTTTATACAGGATTATTAGTCGGTTTCTTAGCCCCCTTACTTGGGACATTTATAGTTGTAAGGAGGTTATCTTTGATTGCAGATGCTCTTTCACACGTTACCTTGGCTGGAATTGCCTTTGGCTTATTCTTTGAGAAAAAGACGGGCATTACAGGAATCTCACCTTTATATTTTGGTATGGGATTCTCCGTAATTGGGGCTATGATGGTTGAAAGATTAAGAAGTGTGTATAAAGCTTATCAAGAATTAGCTATCCCAATTATCCTTTCTGGAGGAGTCGGTCTAAGTGTTATCTTTATCTCTCTTGCCGATGGATTCAATACAAATGTAATCAATTATTTATTTGGGACAGTTTCAGCAGTAAGCCGCTCGGATTTATGGATGATTTTAGGAATCACTATAATTGTAAGCCTTATTGTATTTCTTTTTTATAAGGAATTATTTATGCTTTCTTTTGATGAGGAACACGCTGTAGTTTCAGGAATTCATGCGAAACGAATTCACTTTTTATTTATTGTATTAACGGCCTTAGTTATTGCTGCTTCTATACGAATTGTAGGAGTTCTTTTAGTTTCTGCACTCATGACTTTACCAGTGGCAGCAAGCATGCGAATTGCCAAGGGTTACAAGCAAACCTTATGGTTATCCATCTTATTTGGGGAAATTTCTGTAATCACAGGAATAGTGAGTGGTTATTATTTTGAAATTCCTCCTGGAGGAACCATTGTTGTTACTGCTATTTTTATATTAATAGCAGTCATCACTGGAAATAAATGGGTTAATAATAGAAGGAGGGCTATCTCATGAATTTAAACGAAGCATTAGACCTTCTCAAAAATAGAGGATACAAATACACCGGAAAAAGGGAAGATTTTTTACGTTATTTGACAACGGAAAACAGCTATCGTACTGCAAAAGATCTCCTTGAATTTATGCAAAAAACCGATCAAAACGTTAGCGTCGATACAGTATATCGTAATCTTCACTTATTTACCGAACTAGGAATCGTAGAAACTACTGAAATGGATGGAGAGAAATATTTTCGCGTCACCTGTGATTCGAATCAACACCACCATCACTTCATCTGTAAATCCTGTGGAAAAACAAAAGAAATACATCTTTGTCCAATGGATAGAATTAATAAAGAGTTAAATGGATTTGAAATAGAGGACCACAAATTTGAAATCTACGGAAAATGCCCAGCTTGTGTGTAAGATGAAGAGTACTTTTAAGGGGGAGGAAATCATGCAGAAAATTGTACTAGCCATTGGTATTGGCGGATTTATTGGGGCGATAAGTCGCTACGGAATGTCAATTGCTTTAGGTTCAATCATCCCTTCCCCTTTTTCCATTTGGTTCGTTAATATGATAGGCTGCTTCCTCCTGCTTTTCTTTATCCACTGGAAAAAATCATTTCCTAAATGGATACGCATAGGTATTGCAACAGGGATCATTGGAGCATTCACCACATTTTCTACCTTTATTGTTGACTTCATTCTGTATTGGAACCAAGGGGAGTGGTTATTAGGTTCCATCTATTTTCTAATTACTATTATCGGAGCAGGCATAGCTTCCTATGTGGGATACTTATTGGCGCAGAAGGTAAATTCTAAACAGCAAGTTGCTCAACATAAACTATGAAGAACGTAAATAGGTGGGGATCATCATGATTTCTTTGGTCGTTGGATTGAGTGGCGCTTTGGGTGCCTTAAGTAGATATTATTTAGGTTGGATAGCAAATGATCGATATTCCATTCCTTTTGGCACATGGATCGCTAATGTTTCTGGAGCCATTCTTCTTGGAATTCTAACCAAAGTACATCTTTCTAACCCATCATTTTTATCAGAATCCTATTGGGGTTTTTTAGCCATTGGCTTTTGCGGGGCTTATACTACTCTTTCCACATTTAGCGCAGAAACATTTGCTCTTATTCAAAAAAAGCAATATAAAAATGCCATAATCTATACAGCAAGTACTCTTTTGGTAAGTATTATCATTGTTGCAATGATAATAGGGTTCGGAGAGTTCTGACAACTCCCACAGCTAAAGCAGTGGGGTTCTAGGATACTAACAAGCTTCTCTGTAAAAACCTCCCCCGATATCCCCTTATTTGGATTTTGTCCACTCCGAATCAATCTCTATCGATGCCGCTTTGAGCATCGTATAAGCTGGACAACGCTTCTCTAACTCGCTTCTAATGCTCTGAATTTGTTCATCAGATGCATCAGTACTAATTTCTGCTTGAACCTTTATATTTTGAAAATAAGGGCGTACACCTCCCATTCCTTCAAGACCATCCGTATTTAATGTTCCTTCGACTGAGAAATCAACAGAGCCCATTTCTACTCCTTGTTCTTTAGCAATCATATGAAGCATCACATTTTCACAACCTGCTAATGAAGCCAGTACATATTCCATTGGATTTGGACCTGTGTTTGCCCCACCAAAATTCTCTGGCTCATCGATAACAATTTGATGTTCTCTAACTTGAAAAGTGGATTTCGTTTTTTCTCCTGTACCATTTACTTTTAAGGTTTGTAATGACATTATTATCACCTCACTCGGGATTATTTTGTGAAAGTGAGCACAAGATATACCATGCTTTTTTACCAACATCCTACTTTTGTACTTTTGAAATTTCTTAAAAATAAGCTACAATGAAATGAAAGTTTAACAATGATATTTTAACCACAATTGGGGAAAATATATATAACATTTATTTATAAAATCTAATTTTACAATGACAAACTGTGGGAGAGTTTTATCGAGTATGAAATTACAAAAGGTCCTCTCTAAATTACATATAGAAACGAAACTTGAATTGGAAATCACTCATATAGCAGGTGATTCAAGAAAGGTTATACCTGGCACTCTTTTTGTTGCCATCAATGGGTATAGTACAGATGGACATAACTTCATTAAAGAAGCCATAAAGAAAGGGGCTGTTGCAATAATCGGGGAAAAACAACACTCAGAAACACACCCTGTCCCCTATTTTGAAGTAGAAAATAGTCGTTATGCCCTTGCACTATGCGCAAAAACTTTTTACGCACACGAAAGAGATCTACCAACCATTATTGGAATCACAGGAACCAATGGAAAGACAACAACTTCTTTTTTAATAAAACACATACTTGAAGTACAGGGGTATAGTTGTGCCTTATTTGGTACAATTGGCTATACCGTAAATGGAACGAATTACGAAGCCTCAAACACTACACCAGATGCACTAACTCTCTATAAACTGCTTGGGCAGTCAAATGATGAGTTTGCCATCCTTGAAGTTTCCTCTCATGGAATCCAGCAAGGTAGAGTATACGGTCTGGAATTGGACTATGTATTGTTTACAAACTTAGATCACGAACACTTAGATTACCATCACTCTATGGAAAACTATTTTCAGGTAAAAGCTTCTTTGTTTAAACAGTTAAAAAAAGATGGTCATGGTATTATTTTTTCAGGACAGTCCTGGGGGAAAAGACTAGTGCAACAACTCCAAAACAAACATGAGGTAATTTCTATAAGTGAATCTGATGATGCAGATTTAAAGATCGATTATGAAAAGAAGCAATTAAAATGGCAAGATCATTCACTTGCCTTTCAACCATTACTTCCTGGAAAACATAATTTTATAAACATATCCATGGCAGTTGAGACCTGTCGACTTATTGGACTTTCTCTTCCCCGTATTAAAAATGCGCTAGAAAAAAATCTATATATCCCAGGCCGCTACGAAATTTTTGCCCATCCAAATGGTGGATTTATAGTAGTTGACTATGCCCATACATCTGATGCGCTTCAAAAATTGTTCCATTCTATTCAAGAACAAGGGGCTGAAAGAATCATCCATGTCTTTGGGTTTCGTGGTGGAAGGGATAAACTTAAGAGAAAAGATATGTTTAGGCAAAGTACCAATATATCTCATCAAACGATACTAACCTGTGATGATCTCTATGGGGTAGAGCCTCAAACTATGTTTGGGGAGCTTTTGGACCTTTATCTAGAAGAGAAAAAAGAAAACTCACGAATTATTTTCGATCGCACCGAAGCCATTACTTTTGCATGGGAACTTGCAGAAAAAGGAGATTGGATCGTGATTACAGGAAAAGGGCATGAACCCTACCAACAAGATTTTCAATATCCTGTTAAATCAGATTTAGATATGATTAAAAAATTATTAGGAGAACTAGAAAAGGAACACTCTGCACTTTGAGTGTTCCTTTTATTGCAGATAATACAAATAGGCTATAATGATAGCAAGGTCCGCCAATGAGTGACTGACGATGGAACCTACTATTGTTCCGCTTTTTTGACTATAAAAGGACCAAAAGATACCTGCAAGAAAGACAGGAATGACCATAATGACGGAGAATGGAAATGCAAATAAAAACATTAAAGGTATCAAATGGTAAAGACTATAAAAGCTACTAGTAATAAGGGAAGTTTGTAACAAATTGTATTTTCCAAATAATCGGTTTTGCATATCGCCTCTCCAGTAAAGCTCCTCTAAAATAGGGTTTAAAAAAACTAAAAAAAGAATTAGCCACCATTTTGTTTTTCCAATAAATCCCCAGTCACGTAAAATTTCATTCATTTGCGAAAGATTGATTCCGTCTTTTTTAAGTAAAGCAAGCCCTACATAAACAAAAAGAAAAAATCCTATACCTATTCCTAATCCCATGAACCAGGTTCGCAAAGATTTCCCTTTAAAATAGGATTTGATTGGAACTTTTGAAAGGAGAGGCAAAATAAGAAGCCACCCATAGAAAAGAATAAATGTGAGAACTAAATTTTGGAGAATCACAAGACCAATCCATAAAAGGATGGTTGGGCCAAAAAATCTAATGAGCATCATCAGAATCCCTCCACTTAGATTTAGTATACCTTACTTATTTTGTGTTAGGATTAGGATAGAGAAGGTACTGAAAGGAGAAAGCATATGAACCAAATTTTATTTATTGAAACAGGTATGGGAATAGATGTACATGGTCAAGACATAACAAAGGCTTCTGTTCGCG encodes:
- a CDS encoding metal ABC transporter ATP-binding protein, with translation MSDPILSIQDVSFVYEQKPVLESINFEIQRGSFVGLVGPNGSGKTTLIKLILGLLRPQTGSIQLFQTPIQKFHDWSKMGFVSQKANSFNAGFPATVSEVVSTGLTAKIGYFRFFSKQDKEKVKQALNQVEMLDYLNQNIGNLSGGQQQRVFIARALVSDPELLILDEPTVGVDQEHVQKFYHLLAELNKKRGITLLLVTHDIGTVTSYVSQIACLNKSLQFHGDPESFAALSDQEVSDLYGHPLHVVTHHDH
- a CDS encoding metal ABC transporter permease, encoding MIESFLRFDFLQNAFYTGLLVGFLAPLLGTFIVVRRLSLIADALSHVTLAGIAFGLFFEKKTGITGISPLYFGMGFSVIGAMMVERLRSVYKAYQELAIPIILSGGVGLSVIFISLADGFNTNVINYLFGTVSAVSRSDLWMILGITIIVSLIVFLFYKELFMLSFDEEHAVVSGIHAKRIHFLFIVLTALVIAASIRIVGVLLVSALMTLPVAASMRIAKGYKQTLWLSILFGEISVITGIVSGYYFEIPPGGTIVVTAIFILIAVITGNKWVNNRRRAIS
- a CDS encoding Fur family transcriptional regulator, which codes for MNLNEALDLLKNRGYKYTGKREDFLRYLTTENSYRTAKDLLEFMQKTDQNVSVDTVYRNLHLFTELGIVETTEMDGEKYFRVTCDSNQHHHHFICKSCGKTKEIHLCPMDRINKELNGFEIEDHKFEIYGKCPACV
- a CDS encoding CrcB family protein, giving the protein MQKIVLAIGIGGFIGAISRYGMSIALGSIIPSPFSIWFVNMIGCFLLLFFIHWKKSFPKWIRIGIATGIIGAFTTFSTFIVDFILYWNQGEWLLGSIYFLITIIGAGIASYVGYLLAQKVNSKQQVAQHKL
- the crcB gene encoding fluoride efflux transporter CrcB; the encoded protein is MISLVVGLSGALGALSRYYLGWIANDRYSIPFGTWIANVSGAILLGILTKVHLSNPSFLSESYWGFLAIGFCGAYTTLSTFSAETFALIQKKQYKNAIIYTASTLLVSIIIVAMIIGFGEF
- a CDS encoding OsmC family protein, with protein sequence MSLQTLKVNGTGEKTKSTFQVREHQIVIDEPENFGGANTGPNPMEYVLASLAGCENVMLHMIAKEQGVEMGSVDFSVEGTLNTDGLEGMGGVRPYFQNIKVQAEISTDASDEQIQSIRSELEKRCPAYTMLKAASIEIDSEWTKSK
- a CDS encoding UDP-N-acetylmuramoyl-L-alanyl-D-glutamate--2,6-diaminopimelate ligase: MKLQKVLSKLHIETKLELEITHIAGDSRKVIPGTLFVAINGYSTDGHNFIKEAIKKGAVAIIGEKQHSETHPVPYFEVENSRYALALCAKTFYAHERDLPTIIGITGTNGKTTTSFLIKHILEVQGYSCALFGTIGYTVNGTNYEASNTTPDALTLYKLLGQSNDEFAILEVSSHGIQQGRVYGLELDYVLFTNLDHEHLDYHHSMENYFQVKASLFKQLKKDGHGIIFSGQSWGKRLVQQLQNKHEVISISESDDADLKIDYEKKQLKWQDHSLAFQPLLPGKHNFINISMAVETCRLIGLSLPRIKNALEKNLYIPGRYEIFAHPNGGFIVVDYAHTSDALQKLFHSIQEQGAERIIHVFGFRGGRDKLKRKDMFRQSTNISHQTILTCDDLYGVEPQTMFGELLDLYLEEKKENSRIIFDRTEAITFAWELAEKGDWIVITGKGHEPYQQDFQYPVKSDLDMIKKLLGELEKEHSAL
- a CDS encoding type II CAAX endopeptidase family protein, encoding MMLIRFFGPTILLWIGLVILQNLVLTFILFYGWLLILPLLSKVPIKSYFKGKSLRTWFMGLGIGIGFFLFVYVGLALLKKDGINLSQMNEILRDWGFIGKTKWWLILFLVFLNPILEELYWRGDMQNRLFGKYNLLQTSLITSSFYSLYHLIPLMFLFAFPFSVIMVIPVFLAGIFWSFYSQKSGTIVGSIVSHSLADLAIIIAYLYYLQ